A region of the Aethina tumida isolate Nest 87 chromosome 3, icAetTumi1.1, whole genome shotgun sequence genome:
tgttagttttaatttaataacgaaAATGGgcttaaaactaataatccGGGGAAATACCTATTGAGCTACATCTGATCgttgaattttgttaaaaacatagGTGTGGGGCACGGCCAGAGGCGCAGCGCTGGTCAGGATGGCCGACCTGATGCCGACAATAACCGAAAGCAGCCACGAGAACCAGCTGCTCGAGCACATCCGCCGGTCGCATCCGGAACTGAGGGCGCCCTCCATCATCAACCTGAACTCCCCCTCGGCCAAGGAGCTGCAGTCGGGGTACGCGAAGCTGCGCGACCTTTGCATTCCCGATAACTCGCGCACCTTTCGCAACCAAGATAGGAAGTTTTATGCGTTGCTGGACAACTCCAAGTGGCTCGCGCACGTTTCGACGTACCTGAGCAAGGCCGAGGAGGCGGCCAGGTTGATTTATAACAACAACACCACGGTGGTTCTGCAGGAAGGTACTTTATTCTTTATCATTGCCATCAGgaattattcagtaatttttgtattattcaagattttcatattttctctatattatacaaaattatagtacCTCCAGTACTACTCAAAAAAATTGAggaattttatcagtttatcattcaagatttttatattttctcaatattctctgtaatatataaagttatagTACCTCCAGTACTACTCAAAAAAATGGAGggattttatcagtttattattcaaaaatttcgtattttctCTCTGTTctctatattatataaaattatagtacaGTACTACTAAAGAAAATGGTGCAATTTAATtaggatttatttaaaaaactggaTAAtggtatacatttttttgtttctccaagtacttttcagaaaattgacttttttatCAGAAATCTGGATAATTGTtggtctaaattaattaattacacttgACAACTTGTGTACGAATTATGATGTAATGGATTTTAGGTAACGGCCAGGACGCCAACTGCGTCGTCTCCAGCCTGACCCAGATAATACTGGAGCCGCACTTCCGGCGAAGGCAGGGCTTCCAATCGCTGATCCAGAAGGAGTGGGTGGCGCTGGGACACCCGTTCTCGCACCGCCTGGGCCTGGTCGCCAACAAGGAGGTGGAGCCGGCCCCCTACTTCCTCGTCTTCTTGGACTGCGTGTGGCAGCTGCAGCAACAGCATCCGGCCGCGTTCGACTTCAGCGAGACCTACCTGACGACTCTGTGGGACTCCTGTCACGTCTCTATTTTTGACACGTTCCTCTTCAACAACGAGCACGAGCGCATGATGGCGGAGAGCGTGAGTATTACCTTCTGCACACCTAACTATTGTTACCTCGAACTGTTTTACTTAGGGTACCAACACGGGGGCGTCCAAGCTGGTGTTGCGCAGCACCTGGGACTGGAGGGAGCAATTCCAGGAGCAGGATCTGATGCTGTTTCACAACCCGTTGTACGACGACAGTTACAGACAGGTGTTGAGTATTAAAACGGGACTTTCGGCCTTAGAAATATGGAATCAGTGCTATTTTCGGTGGCTTCCGGAACTGGAGATACGAAACGGGGGCAAACCTGTTGTTGACATGTTCAATAGAGTTTTGGTGTCTAATATATGCATATTACAACAGGGCGAAAAGGATGTGTTTGTTAAAAACAGGgacaataatttagaattgcTGTCGCAAGTCAACAGCTTCTTTCCGTTTAGCAATAATTTAGAATCGTTGCCAATATCTactaataacatatttttcactAACGACGGTTTAGAATCGCAGTCGGTTTATAATATGAATACAACCGAATAATTaggtaaaaaaatgattaaatcaaAAGGTATTATCTACTGACtagcaaaaatatatactgcttccaaggaaaaataatttacatacataGAAATacataatcaatcaatttttacgttgatttctttgttttttatattttatattcaactaGTCTTTTTAGTTCATACTTTGGTACCACTAGAAGTTATTtcgaaaattagattttatttaatttggcaTTGTTCAagatttactaaaaatgttcATCACAATTTATGaacttaagttttattttttaaccaaatattaagaatattattttttgatttagcCAGTTAAAGTacgtgtttaatatttaattaccagTGTGATGAGTAcctagataaaattttaataatgccattttttaaagtaaacaacaattaaagaaatgtatccagttaatattaagttttaaatttgtacatagAAGCTATGGAAATGTCTTTTGTTTTGTATGTATCTGTGAGATTAGCAtaagttaaaacaattttgtactgGTAGCTTTAACACCTaggaaactatttaaatt
Encoded here:
- the LOC109605978 gene encoding myotubularin-related protein 10-A; amino-acid sequence: MNDHRESGFKSYLDESCLETIKLNDAQQTKLLDGETTVYTATNVLLFTPISDRKKGIYGHLTITTFKLSFASATDENEKYHQHNLLLGRNEVCLQAIANVYQVGERTKKKLIPGQNVTGKIKELLITCKNMRSFEFSFKDSEKDSGKNIANALLHHAYPKRHSLLFAYENREPYVMSPQVTKEVTFYRTKADWERELKRSRCKNWRLSDANLNYEFSQYLNQTIIVPSSVEDVLIKRAAEHFNNSFCPVWVWGTARGAALVRMADLMPTITESSHENQLLEHIRRSHPELRAPSIINLNSPSAKELQSGYAKLRDLCIPDNSRTFRNQDRKFYALLDNSKWLAHVSTYLSKAEEAARLIYNNNTTVVLQEGNGQDANCVVSSLTQIILEPHFRRRQGFQSLIQKEWVALGHPFSHRLGLVANKEVEPAPYFLVFLDCVWQLQQQHPAAFDFSETYLTTLWDSCHVSIFDTFLFNNEHERMMAESGTNTGASKLVLRSTWDWREQFQEQDLMLFHNPLYDDSYRQVLSIKTGLSALEIWNQCYFRWLPELEIRNGGKPVVDMFNRVLVSNICILQQGEKDVFVKNRDNNLELLSQVNSFFPFSNNLESLPISTNNIFFTNDGLESQSVYNMNTTE